The following are from one region of the Magallana gigas chromosome 6, xbMagGiga1.1, whole genome shotgun sequence genome:
- the LOC105344332 gene encoding uncharacterized protein isoform X2, whose protein sequence is MLTGKTSVLIDTQKSDDDASAVADDTNQTIDSSVMDDQTEDGENEADDNCKNKRDRPKQGGVMKAVDRSKFGKFIIHYEEGKSFGEVALMSEDSVRNATVIADEETDLLVISRELFNRSMKAKQEEEYRERQDFIKKCPFFSNWSPKFKKLLEMSLRKEVYHYGSTIVRQGDPPPGLLFIIQGQAKIVMNPTQHSSQFPIMLNQNNVPIQNQLNRTSHIRSKGEVERDVLQKQVRVRRRDGYVAAEKRQRNMSVELCCVERHDVIGDIEMALELESCISSVICNSNATVMVLDTKNYDRLVAKKNQQTIITICKRALQKLQCRCHTTKGSKIPLLSNLVEKLKDKLPKTQNNVHLRQQITDLDKEKEQLMEQLIDLYLRGKVPMIEPFVPNALYYRKKTIRRAEIMEHRIKMLKGSAQSEKRSLYEAPKRKVARSMKQLKTANAEQELLSPTMSMARPFSEYAMTTRRESPQRPRTAIGITSMSFMRERTARPVSENARVFLTECSNLEDEREDLTVKENDSLFKQLDSLHREKHENRSKIICSATAREELINDMRYLNGKSSDVSIPNDDVYFDWETSEGNLNRLEDKIKNFCDKLEKTANNKDAPKVLPLKRFSIQDDRDENNFDLKVPKPGGTVFVRTKVCNSHVTPSTEPEVHQHVRRFILKRETGLLDDELQLPDRPKSAFAGSRQRR, encoded by the exons ATGCTGACTGGGAAAACTTCTGTTCTCATCGATACCCAGAAATCGGACGATGACGCATCAGCAGTAGCAGACGACACCAATCAGACGATAGATTCCTCAGTAATGGACGACCAAACGGAGGACGGAGAAAACGAAGCAGACgataattgtaaaaacaaacgTGACAGACCCAAGCAAGGAGGCGTCATGAAAGCGGTCGATCGATCCAAGTTTGGAAAGTTCATCATCCACTATG AAGAAGGAAAGAGTTTTGGCGAGGTGGCGCTGATGTCAGAGGACTCCGTTCGTAACGCAACAGTCATAGCAGACGAGGAAACCGACCTGCTGGTCATCAGCCGAGAGCTGTTCAACAGATCCATGAAG GCCAAACAAGAAGAGGAATACCGTGAAAGACAGGATTTTATCAAAAAGTGTCCGTTCTTTAGTAACTGGTCACCGAAATTTAAGAAACTGTTGGAGATGAGTTTGAGAAAAGAAGTCTATCATTACGGGTCTACAATCGTCAGACAAGGGGACCCACCCCCGGGGTTGCTCTTCATAATTCA aGGCCAGGCGAAAATTGTGATGAACCCAACGCAACATTCTAGTCAATTCCCAATCATGCTCAATCAAAATAATGTACCAATACAAAACCAACTCAACAG AACAAGTCATATAAGATCCAAAGGAGAGGTAGAACGAGATGTTCTTCAGAAGCAGGTGCGCGTGCGCAGACGAGACGGTTACGTTGCTGCAGAGAAACGCCAACGCAACATGTCAGTTGAACTTTGTTGTGTGGAAAGACATGACGTCATAG GTGATATTGAAATGGCCCTAGAACTTGAATCTTGTATAAGTTCCGTCATCTGTAACTCAAACGCCACGGTGATGGTTCTGGACACAAAGAACTACGATCGTCTGGTGGCAAAGAAAAATCAGCAGACGATCATCACAATATGCAAGAGGGCATTGCAAAAACTACAGTGCCGTTGTCACACAACCAAGGGATCTAAGATTCCACTACTAAGCAATCTCGTGGAAAAGTTAAAAGATAAATTACCGAAAACACAGAATAATGTCCATTTGCGTCAACAAATAACTGATTTAGACAAGGAGAAAGAACAATTAATGGAACAATTAATAGACTTGTATTTAAGAGGAAAGGTGCCTATGATTGAACCATTTGTTCCCAATGCGCTGTACTACCGCAAGAAGACGATACGAAGAGCAGAAATAATGGAGCATAGAATCAAAATGTTGAAAGGCAGTGCGCAATCGGAGAAGCGAAGTTTGTACGAAGCACCGAAGCGAAAGGTTGCGAGAAGTATGAAGCAACTGAAGACCGCAAATGCCGAGCAGGAGCTCCTGAGCCCCACGATGAGTATGGCCAGACCGTTCAGTGAGTATGCTATGACAACTCGACGCGAGTCCCCACAAAGACCCCGCACTGCTATAGGGATCACAAGCATGTCCTTCATGAGAGAACGAACCGCCCGGCCCGTGTCAGAAAATGCTCGAGTTTTCCTAACTGAATGTTCTAATCTAGAAGACGAAAGAGAAGATTTAACTGTTAAAGAAAATGATAGTTTATTCAAGCAGTTGGATAGTTTGCACAGGGAGAAACACGAGAACAGATCCAAGATTATTTGTTCTGCAACAGCGAGAGAAGAGTTGATTAATGATATGCGGTATTTGAATGGTAAATCGAGTGATGTGTCGATTCCGAACGACGATGTGTATTTTGACTGGGAGACCAGCGAAGGGAATCTCAATAGACTCGAagacaaaatcaaaaatttctGTGATAAGCTAGAGAAGACTGCAAACAACAAGGATGCCCCTAAAGTGTTACCTCTGAAGCGATTCTCAATTCAGGATGATAGAGAT GAGAATAATTTTGACCTAAAGGTTCCCAAACCTGGAGGCACCGTGTTTGTCCGCACAAAGGTTTGCAATAGTCACGTGACGCCATCTACGGAACCAGAAGTTCATCAACACGTGCGTCGATTTATTCTGAAAAGGGAAACTGGTTTGCTTGACGATGAACTTCAACTTCCGGATAGACCTAAGTCGGCGTTTGCCGGCTCTCGGCAAAGGAGATGA
- the LOC105344332 gene encoding uncharacterized protein isoform X1, whose translation MALMQQRVVKIISKSPSERRDAEIQMVLPWLRKKSELFTDLDKSVLTDVIRNCAYMKAFKDDVIIAQGEKGNSFFIMLTGKTSVLIDTQKSDDDASAVADDTNQTIDSSVMDDQTEDGENEADDNCKNKRDRPKQGGVMKAVDRSKFGKFIIHYEEGKSFGEVALMSEDSVRNATVIADEETDLLVISRELFNRSMKAKQEEEYRERQDFIKKCPFFSNWSPKFKKLLEMSLRKEVYHYGSTIVRQGDPPPGLLFIIQGQAKIVMNPTQHSSQFPIMLNQNNVPIQNQLNRTSHIRSKGEVERDVLQKQVRVRRRDGYVAAEKRQRNMSVELCCVERHDVIGDIEMALELESCISSVICNSNATVMVLDTKNYDRLVAKKNQQTIITICKRALQKLQCRCHTTKGSKIPLLSNLVEKLKDKLPKTQNNVHLRQQITDLDKEKEQLMEQLIDLYLRGKVPMIEPFVPNALYYRKKTIRRAEIMEHRIKMLKGSAQSEKRSLYEAPKRKVARSMKQLKTANAEQELLSPTMSMARPFSEYAMTTRRESPQRPRTAIGITSMSFMRERTARPVSENARVFLTECSNLEDEREDLTVKENDSLFKQLDSLHREKHENRSKIICSATAREELINDMRYLNGKSSDVSIPNDDVYFDWETSEGNLNRLEDKIKNFCDKLEKTANNKDAPKVLPLKRFSIQDDRDENNFDLKVPKPGGTVFVRTKVCNSHVTPSTEPEVHQHVRRFILKRETGLLDDELQLPDRPKSAFAGSRQRR comes from the exons TTTCTTCATCATGCTGACTGGGAAAACTTCTGTTCTCATCGATACCCAGAAATCGGACGATGACGCATCAGCAGTAGCAGACGACACCAATCAGACGATAGATTCCTCAGTAATGGACGACCAAACGGAGGACGGAGAAAACGAAGCAGACgataattgtaaaaacaaacgTGACAGACCCAAGCAAGGAGGCGTCATGAAAGCGGTCGATCGATCCAAGTTTGGAAAGTTCATCATCCACTATG AAGAAGGAAAGAGTTTTGGCGAGGTGGCGCTGATGTCAGAGGACTCCGTTCGTAACGCAACAGTCATAGCAGACGAGGAAACCGACCTGCTGGTCATCAGCCGAGAGCTGTTCAACAGATCCATGAAG GCCAAACAAGAAGAGGAATACCGTGAAAGACAGGATTTTATCAAAAAGTGTCCGTTCTTTAGTAACTGGTCACCGAAATTTAAGAAACTGTTGGAGATGAGTTTGAGAAAAGAAGTCTATCATTACGGGTCTACAATCGTCAGACAAGGGGACCCACCCCCGGGGTTGCTCTTCATAATTCA aGGCCAGGCGAAAATTGTGATGAACCCAACGCAACATTCTAGTCAATTCCCAATCATGCTCAATCAAAATAATGTACCAATACAAAACCAACTCAACAG AACAAGTCATATAAGATCCAAAGGAGAGGTAGAACGAGATGTTCTTCAGAAGCAGGTGCGCGTGCGCAGACGAGACGGTTACGTTGCTGCAGAGAAACGCCAACGCAACATGTCAGTTGAACTTTGTTGTGTGGAAAGACATGACGTCATAG GTGATATTGAAATGGCCCTAGAACTTGAATCTTGTATAAGTTCCGTCATCTGTAACTCAAACGCCACGGTGATGGTTCTGGACACAAAGAACTACGATCGTCTGGTGGCAAAGAAAAATCAGCAGACGATCATCACAATATGCAAGAGGGCATTGCAAAAACTACAGTGCCGTTGTCACACAACCAAGGGATCTAAGATTCCACTACTAAGCAATCTCGTGGAAAAGTTAAAAGATAAATTACCGAAAACACAGAATAATGTCCATTTGCGTCAACAAATAACTGATTTAGACAAGGAGAAAGAACAATTAATGGAACAATTAATAGACTTGTATTTAAGAGGAAAGGTGCCTATGATTGAACCATTTGTTCCCAATGCGCTGTACTACCGCAAGAAGACGATACGAAGAGCAGAAATAATGGAGCATAGAATCAAAATGTTGAAAGGCAGTGCGCAATCGGAGAAGCGAAGTTTGTACGAAGCACCGAAGCGAAAGGTTGCGAGAAGTATGAAGCAACTGAAGACCGCAAATGCCGAGCAGGAGCTCCTGAGCCCCACGATGAGTATGGCCAGACCGTTCAGTGAGTATGCTATGACAACTCGACGCGAGTCCCCACAAAGACCCCGCACTGCTATAGGGATCACAAGCATGTCCTTCATGAGAGAACGAACCGCCCGGCCCGTGTCAGAAAATGCTCGAGTTTTCCTAACTGAATGTTCTAATCTAGAAGACGAAAGAGAAGATTTAACTGTTAAAGAAAATGATAGTTTATTCAAGCAGTTGGATAGTTTGCACAGGGAGAAACACGAGAACAGATCCAAGATTATTTGTTCTGCAACAGCGAGAGAAGAGTTGATTAATGATATGCGGTATTTGAATGGTAAATCGAGTGATGTGTCGATTCCGAACGACGATGTGTATTTTGACTGGGAGACCAGCGAAGGGAATCTCAATAGACTCGAagacaaaatcaaaaatttctGTGATAAGCTAGAGAAGACTGCAAACAACAAGGATGCCCCTAAAGTGTTACCTCTGAAGCGATTCTCAATTCAGGATGATAGAGAT GAGAATAATTTTGACCTAAAGGTTCCCAAACCTGGAGGCACCGTGTTTGTCCGCACAAAGGTTTGCAATAGTCACGTGACGCCATCTACGGAACCAGAAGTTCATCAACACGTGCGTCGATTTATTCTGAAAAGGGAAACTGGTTTGCTTGACGATGAACTTCAACTTCCGGATAGACCTAAGTCGGCGTTTGCCGGCTCTCGGCAAAGGAGATGA